Proteins from a genomic interval of Candidatus Neomarinimicrobiota bacterium:
- a CDS encoding S8 family serine peptidase produces MKSLQTAWVLFLFPLCLQSAEFDPNVILVQLHKNVGRSVFASTLNPQKYEIEKVVVKRLGIYRIRLADQNMQSAPDAVNELRANPWVQAAQLDHKVTPRETIPDDPEFSDQWSLKNTGQGGGTPDADIDAPEAWDITTSGVTLLGDTIVVAVVDGGMMLSHSDLEDNLWVNRGEIPGNNIDDDGNGYVDDVNGWDAYSSDGSIPSDGHGTHVGGIVSARGNNGLHVSGVNWEVKLMAIAGSSSNTSTVLEAYGYALDQRIVYDSSNGGQGAFVVATNSSFGVDFADCSSGDYVLWDNMYTALGEAGILSAAATINSNANVDTDGDVPTGCESEYLVTVTNTTRNDAKNSGAAYGATTIDLGAPGSNILSTYSNGSTSSLTGTSMATPHVAGAIGFLHAAASNGFAQYYKNSPADAALDLKEILLAGVDTLGSLEGITVSGGRLNLYNSALLVNGMASADSLDPNPVSELSAAIPMDNKVVLTWVDPTHLAGGYPISSFFIKVVRDDQFIVNVNSGTETFTQESLPGNIQYSFSLITTLTSNDSTSIPAIVRVTPTGEGCMRGDATLDGRISIADPYRVLQFILGYREETDLEICTSDVDFDGTLTIFDFLLIVDIMNNQP; encoded by the coding sequence ATGAAATCCTTACAAACAGCATGGGTATTGTTTCTTTTTCCGCTTTGTTTACAGTCGGCCGAATTTGATCCTAACGTTATTCTAGTTCAGCTTCACAAAAATGTCGGGCGATCTGTATTTGCATCAACCTTAAATCCGCAGAAATATGAAATAGAGAAGGTGGTCGTAAAGCGATTGGGGATTTACCGTATCCGTCTTGCCGATCAAAATATGCAGTCTGCGCCGGATGCTGTAAATGAATTAAGGGCAAATCCATGGGTTCAGGCAGCGCAGCTGGATCATAAAGTCACTCCGCGCGAAACCATTCCGGACGATCCTGAATTTTCCGATCAATGGTCCCTCAAAAATACTGGTCAAGGCGGTGGCACGCCAGACGCAGACATTGATGCGCCGGAGGCTTGGGATATTACTACATCTGGTGTGACTCTGCTTGGCGACACCATTGTAGTTGCCGTTGTAGATGGCGGAATGATGCTTAGCCATTCTGATCTTGAAGACAATCTGTGGGTCAATCGTGGAGAAATTCCAGGGAATAATATTGACGATGATGGAAACGGATACGTAGATGATGTGAACGGTTGGGATGCGTACAGTTCTGATGGTTCAATACCGAGTGATGGGCACGGAACACATGTCGGCGGTATTGTGAGTGCCCGTGGAAATAACGGCCTGCATGTTTCCGGCGTGAATTGGGAAGTGAAATTGATGGCAATTGCAGGATCGTCGTCAAATACCTCAACTGTGTTAGAAGCATATGGTTATGCATTGGATCAACGCATTGTTTATGATTCAAGTAACGGTGGACAAGGTGCATTTGTAGTTGCGACCAATTCCAGTTTTGGCGTTGACTTTGCCGATTGCTCTTCAGGTGATTATGTTTTGTGGGACAACATGTACACTGCATTGGGTGAAGCAGGAATTTTGAGCGCTGCAGCAACAATTAATAGCAATGCGAATGTAGATACTGACGGTGATGTACCGACCGGATGTGAAAGTGAATATCTTGTGACTGTTACCAATACCACCAGAAACGATGCGAAAAATAGTGGCGCAGCTTACGGTGCGACGACCATTGATTTGGGCGCTCCGGGTTCGAATATATTATCAACCTATTCAAATGGATCAACATCCAGTCTTACGGGAACATCCATGGCAACTCCGCATGTCGCCGGTGCGATTGGGTTTTTACACGCGGCTGCCAGCAACGGGTTTGCACAATATTATAAAAATTCACCTGCCGATGCCGCATTAGATTTAAAAGAAATCCTTTTAGCGGGTGTTGACACACTTGGAAGCTTAGAAGGAATTACCGTCAGTGGAGGAAGGCTAAATCTTTATAACTCTGCCTTGCTTGTAAATGGAATGGCATCAGCAGATTCCTTGGATCCCAACCCGGTGAGCGAACTTTCTGCAGCGATTCCGATGGATAATAAAGTGGTTCTAACATGGGTGGACCCAACACATTTAGCCGGTGGATATCCGATTTCTTCATTTTTTATCAAAGTGGTTAGGGATGATCAATTTATTGTGAATGTGAATTCAGGAACGGAGACGTTTACACAAGAATCCCTGCCGGGGAATATTCAATATTCATTCTCACTTATTACGACTCTTACTTCTAATGATTCCACCAGTATTCCTGCTATCGTGAGAGTTACTCCAACGGGAGAGGGATGCATGCGAGGAGATGCAACGCTTGATGGGCGAATTAGTATCGCCGATCCTTATCGAGTACTACAATTTATATTGGGCTACCGAGAAGAAACAGATTTAGAAATATGCACATCTGATGTTGATTTTGACGGCACACTGACCATTTTTGATTTTTTACTGATAGTGGACATCATGAATAATCAACCTTAG
- a CDS encoding excinuclease ABC subunit C — protein sequence MSLKSKLKQIPTKPGVYRFKDGKGTILYIGKAKNLRNRVRSYFQKSKHQLAKNISMVKRIADLDWIVVGSEVEALLTEANLIKEHRPKYNIDLKDDKSYPYVQITKEPYPQVLLTREIVKDGSKYFGPFTDVFLLRKSLKALHKIFPVRSCSYFLDEDLIAQKKVKLCLDYHIKKCEGPCEGLVSEKQYNKMITRVIDFLHGRTKETEEFIQKEMVGASKGKRYEDAAMYRDQLKAIESFKARQRKVAADFEDRDVFAVAREDDFGIATIIRIRSGRILSREKISLRSLDEDEAVLMNSLITRFYLEADFIPKEITVPVMPGEINILTEWLKGKRKGAIKIHQPQRGEKAREVRLAFQNAKLLLGEWHLERKKRRELIPKMITTLQDDLILKAPPRRIEAFDISHLGGTNPVASMVCFVDGKAKKSQYRKYNVKTVKGIDDFASMREIVLRRYKRVKKEKGSLPDLILVDGGKGQLSMAVSALRELGLDYLPIVGLAKRLEEVFVPGQSDPQSIHKLSPGLILLRRIRDEAHRFAITFQKQKRTAAITESVFDSIKGMGPKRIQNLFAHFDSAKEIAKENPEIISKTIKIPMPMAKEIVIKAKSITKK from the coding sequence ATGTCCCTTAAATCAAAACTGAAGCAAATCCCGACCAAACCGGGAGTGTACCGATTCAAAGACGGAAAGGGCACAATTTTGTATATCGGAAAGGCAAAAAACCTTCGAAACCGTGTTCGTTCTTACTTCCAGAAATCCAAGCATCAGCTGGCGAAGAATATTTCCATGGTCAAACGCATTGCAGATCTGGACTGGATCGTGGTCGGTTCGGAAGTAGAAGCATTGCTCACAGAAGCAAATTTGATCAAAGAACATCGCCCTAAGTACAACATTGATCTCAAAGATGATAAATCGTATCCTTATGTTCAAATCACGAAAGAACCTTATCCACAAGTGCTGCTGACGCGTGAAATCGTTAAAGACGGTTCGAAATATTTTGGTCCTTTTACTGATGTGTTTCTTCTGAGAAAGTCGCTAAAGGCATTGCACAAGATTTTCCCCGTTCGGTCATGCAGTTATTTTTTGGACGAAGATTTGATTGCGCAGAAAAAAGTGAAGCTCTGTCTTGACTATCACATTAAGAAATGTGAGGGACCGTGCGAAGGATTGGTCAGTGAAAAACAGTATAATAAAATGATTACCCGCGTGATTGACTTTCTGCATGGGCGTACCAAAGAAACAGAGGAATTCATACAAAAGGAAATGGTTGGCGCATCCAAAGGAAAACGGTACGAAGATGCGGCGATGTATCGGGACCAGCTGAAAGCGATAGAAAGTTTTAAGGCACGTCAGCGTAAGGTAGCTGCGGATTTCGAAGATAGGGATGTATTTGCGGTCGCTCGTGAAGATGACTTTGGAATTGCGACTATCATCAGAATCAGAAGTGGGCGGATTTTGAGCCGGGAAAAAATATCACTTCGCAGTTTAGATGAGGATGAGGCGGTTCTTATGAATTCGCTAATTACTCGGTTTTATTTAGAGGCTGATTTTATTCCCAAAGAAATAACTGTGCCTGTCATGCCGGGCGAAATAAACATCTTGACGGAATGGCTTAAAGGAAAACGTAAGGGTGCCATAAAAATTCATCAACCACAGCGTGGAGAAAAAGCGAGGGAAGTACGGCTCGCATTTCAGAATGCAAAACTGCTTTTGGGTGAGTGGCATTTGGAAAGGAAAAAAAGAAGAGAGCTCATCCCAAAAATGATCACCACGCTTCAAGACGACTTAATTTTGAAAGCACCTCCGCGACGGATAGAAGCATTTGACATTTCGCATTTGGGCGGAACCAACCCGGTGGCTTCGATGGTTTGTTTTGTGGATGGAAAAGCAAAGAAATCTCAGTACCGGAAGTACAATGTAAAAACTGTGAAAGGGATTGATGATTTCGCCTCTATGAGGGAAATCGTTTTAAGACGGTACAAGCGAGTCAAAAAAGAGAAGGGAAGCTTGCCGGATTTGATTTTGGTTGACGGTGGAAAAGGACAACTAAGCATGGCAGTTTCTGCATTGCGAGAGCTTGGATTGGATTACCTTCCGATTGTGGGATTGGCAAAACGGCTGGAGGAAGTATTTGTGCCTGGACAGTCAGATCCGCAATCAATTCATAAACTTTCGCCGGGACTCATTTTGCTAAGACGAATTCGTGATGAAGCGCATCGGTTTGCGATTACGTTCCAAAAACAAAAAAGAACCGCCGCAATTACCGAATCGGTTTTTGATTCCATCAAAGGAATGGGGCCCAAGCGCATTCAAAATCTATTTGCACATTTTGATTCGGCTAAGGAAATCGCAAAAGAGAATCCTGAAATTATTTCGAAAACCATCAAAATTCCCATGCCAATGGCGAAGGAAATTGTGATAAAAGCGAAATCCATCACCAAAAAATAA
- a CDS encoding DUF1801 domain-containing protein gives MVQSKSQTAEAYLQELPEDRREIVSTIREKILDNLPDGYVESMNWGMLCYEIPLETYPHTYNKQPLGIASIASQKNHIAIYMMGCYMVPSQRKKLKKAFSDMGVKPNMGKSCIRFTKLEKIPLKTILELIRNFSVNEYIKHYESVKKK, from the coding sequence ATGGTCCAAAGTAAATCCCAAACTGCCGAAGCGTATTTACAAGAACTTCCCGAAGATAGACGGGAAATCGTTTCTACAATTCGAGAAAAAATCTTGGATAATCTACCGGACGGATATGTCGAATCTATGAATTGGGGTATGCTTTGTTATGAGATTCCTCTAGAGACTTATCCGCACACTTACAATAAACAGCCGCTCGGCATTGCGTCCATCGCTTCGCAAAAAAACCACATCGCTATTTACATGATGGGTTGCTACATGGTTCCGTCTCAACGCAAAAAACTAAAAAAAGCCTTTTCCGATATGGGCGTTAAACCCAACATGGGAAAATCCTGTATTCGCTTTACGAAACTAGAAAAAATTCCCCTCAAAACTATTCTAGAACTCATTCGAAATTTTTCTGTAAATGAATACATCAAACATTACGAATCTGTGAAGAAAAAATGA
- the rlmN gene encoding 23S rRNA (adenine(2503)-C(2))-methyltransferase RlmN yields MNSMKKQDIRSFNLSEITAFFEDRNEKPFRAKQVYEWLWKNSAEDFDDMTNLSKDIRELLKNHFMINPVTIAESQVSKDRTTKFSFLLQDGLFCEGVLIPTSSRMTACISSQVGCSLSCAFCATGSMQTFRNISASEMYDQVRLIRDWANKRFDRPLTNIVYMGMGEPLLNYGNVLDSIEKITSIIGLGISPRRITISTAGISKMIQKLANDKVKFNLALSLHSAIDEKRKKIMEINESNNLESLKTALLYFCKSTEKMVTLEYILFDQFNDTQKDAKSLADFCSSMDVKVNIIEYNPVKGVPYQKSNPEATRQFQAILERSGIEVNIRRSRGKDIDAACGQLASKLEKGLA; encoded by the coding sequence ATGAATTCTATGAAGAAACAAGATATCCGTTCCTTTAACTTGTCAGAAATCACTGCATTTTTTGAAGATCGCAACGAAAAACCCTTCCGCGCCAAGCAGGTTTATGAATGGCTGTGGAAAAATTCCGCCGAAGATTTTGATGATATGACCAATCTTTCGAAAGATATTCGCGAACTCTTGAAAAATCATTTCATGATCAATCCAGTCACGATTGCAGAATCGCAGGTAAGTAAGGACAGAACTACTAAATTTTCATTTCTACTGCAAGACGGACTTTTTTGCGAAGGCGTTTTGATTCCAACTTCAAGCCGCATGACTGCCTGCATTTCTTCCCAAGTCGGCTGCAGTTTATCCTGTGCTTTTTGCGCGACCGGATCCATGCAAACTTTTCGAAATATCAGCGCGTCTGAAATGTATGATCAAGTCAGACTTATTCGAGACTGGGCCAATAAAAGATTTGACCGACCTCTCACAAATATTGTGTATATGGGAATGGGCGAACCACTTTTGAATTACGGAAATGTTTTGGATTCCATAGAAAAAATTACATCCATAATCGGACTCGGAATTTCACCGCGGCGCATTACCATATCCACCGCCGGAATTTCAAAAATGATCCAGAAACTGGCAAACGATAAGGTGAAATTCAATCTTGCGCTTTCACTCCATTCCGCCATTGACGAAAAGCGAAAAAAAATCATGGAAATCAACGAAAGCAATAATTTAGAATCTCTAAAAACTGCCCTACTCTACTTCTGTAAATCCACCGAAAAAATGGTTACACTTGAATATATTTTGTTCGACCAGTTTAATGATACTCAGAAGGATGCCAAAAGTCTCGCAGATTTTTGTTCAAGTATGGATGTAAAAGTAAACATTATTGAATATAATCCAGTGAAGGGTGTCCCCTATCAGAAATCAAATCCGGAAGCAACCCGTCAATTTCAAGCAATTTTGGAACGCAGCGGAATTGAGGTCAATATTCGGCGAAGCCGTGGCAAAGATATTGATGCCGCATGCGGGCAACTCGCATCTAAACTAGAAAAGGGCTTGGCATGA
- a CDS encoding SPOR domain-containing protein, which produces MNFVIPILFIVIASGQDSLKNESFDASILKTPQPNWPAVLDPLIKNTSDLDKALGLDSTQLILEGFRVQVFASDQKEKADSMKIVLENIIQEPVFVTFEVPHYKVRLGNCINRVDAERLQKRLNEIGYRNAWIIRTRIETQKPFKY; this is translated from the coding sequence ATGAATTTCGTTATCCCAATCCTGTTCATCGTGATTGCTTCCGGGCAAGATTCTCTGAAAAATGAATCATTCGATGCTTCGATATTAAAAACCCCTCAACCCAATTGGCCGGCCGTATTGGATCCGCTTATAAAAAATACAAGCGATCTTGATAAAGCGCTTGGATTGGATTCAACCCAACTTATTCTAGAAGGATTTCGGGTGCAGGTTTTTGCGTCAGATCAAAAAGAAAAAGCTGATAGTATGAAGATAGTTTTAGAAAATATTATCCAGGAACCGGTTTTTGTTACATTTGAAGTACCTCATTACAAAGTTCGTTTGGGGAACTGTATAAACAGGGTAGATGCCGAACGGCTTCAGAAGAGGTTAAATGAAATTGGCTACCGCAATGCGTGGATTATCCGAACACGAATTGAAACTCAAAAACCGTTTAAATATTAA
- a CDS encoding tetratricopeptide repeat protein, protein MKDYLIKRVIFCFISGMLSGQESADDLYNKGNAYYSSDQFQEASQLYESLIHSVEHEDLYYNLGNAYFRQGEIGNAIWAYEKGLQFNPRDKDLQHNNALVRAHVRDRIDFPKGMILVDYYRSLKQKVTLGDVFILGGIFLLISAVSWVGKLFGFIRGRAYRRIILPSVIGVLAIHGFMLDLYWDITGSQQAVVITPVVEALSSPAGSDDKILFRIHEGTVVQITQDYPEWVEIVLLDGKKGWIPDKTLRAL, encoded by the coding sequence ATGAAAGATTATCTAATTAAACGAGTAATTTTTTGTTTTATTTCTGGAATGCTTTCAGGTCAAGAATCTGCTGATGATTTATACAACAAAGGGAATGCATACTATTCGTCTGATCAATTTCAAGAAGCATCTCAATTGTATGAATCATTAATTCATTCTGTTGAGCATGAAGATCTTTATTATAATTTGGGCAATGCATACTTCAGGCAAGGGGAAATTGGCAATGCTATTTGGGCGTACGAAAAAGGTCTTCAGTTTAATCCGCGGGACAAGGATTTACAGCACAACAATGCGTTGGTAAGGGCGCATGTAAGAGACAGGATTGATTTCCCAAAAGGAATGATTCTCGTTGATTATTATCGGTCGCTGAAGCAAAAAGTGACTTTAGGCGATGTTTTTATTCTTGGCGGAATTTTTCTTCTGATATCGGCTGTAAGTTGGGTTGGAAAATTATTTGGTTTCATTCGTGGGCGTGCATATCGCAGGATTATTCTTCCATCGGTCATAGGTGTACTTGCAATTCACGGATTTATGTTGGATTTGTATTGGGATATTACCGGATCGCAGCAGGCAGTAGTTATTACGCCCGTAGTAGAAGCACTTTCATCACCGGCCGGTTCAGATGATAAGATTCTGTTTCGTATCCATGAAGGCACCGTTGTACAAATAACTCAAGATTATCCGGAATGGGTGGAAATTGTTTTGCTTGATGGGAAGAAAGGGTGGATTCCCGATAAAACACTGCGAGCCTTATGA
- a CDS encoding protein BatD, with translation MKRIFKYLFPTIVGIITHLGAVSVSASVDANIISRSDVFSYKVVAKDADQTPNVDISPLLKNFNIVSGPAQQTNVQWVNGKMTSSRSLTWTLTATKNGKILIPSLSITLGGMRYKTNPINMVVKSDGNTDATNADIFIIASADKETAFVGEQVTVSYKLFTKVNLSLSNVEYPKGTGFWVEDLRKPASPRHRDTQVNGVRYRSYTLYEAAFFPTKTGDLFVDPMKVNCAVSVNQKRKKDPFFDSPFFDSFFTQTVQKVIQSKKVKLNVIPYPSGKPSDFTGAVGTFTLDSKLDAQKLKVNEAVTFKINLRGTGNFNLFSLPEITFQSDIQVHSPTSVFQKETLRDQLTGELTIEYILIPREAGRVYIPKVELVYFNPETKSWDRAKTPGHSLIVEEGDQTAVAPGLSRSEVELLKEDIHYIKTDVPSWHKKGASPISIVAWLMYGFSALLFLSPYPLETARKKAIASAPERRSKAALRKALKTLSKVSENPDSEIPGTIYHYLSEKCGLDVRAMDPMGAQDILQNKISEALQFEIIRILSACDAIRYAPGQELEAAELIEEAQSVLTKIDEQLS, from the coding sequence GTGAAGAGAATCTTCAAATATTTGTTTCCTACGATAGTTGGAATAATAACGCACCTGGGAGCGGTAAGTGTATCTGCTTCCGTGGACGCTAATATCATCAGCCGGAGTGACGTATTTTCCTATAAGGTGGTAGCGAAAGATGCCGATCAAACACCGAATGTGGATATTTCCCCGCTACTTAAAAACTTCAATATCGTGAGCGGTCCGGCGCAGCAAACGAATGTTCAATGGGTGAATGGGAAAATGACAAGTTCTCGAAGTTTAACGTGGACACTCACAGCAACCAAAAATGGGAAAATTTTAATACCGTCTTTAAGTATTACGCTTGGGGGGATGCGATATAAAACAAATCCTATCAACATGGTGGTGAAATCCGATGGGAATACCGACGCAACCAACGCAGATATTTTCATCATTGCCTCTGCGGATAAAGAAACCGCTTTTGTTGGTGAACAGGTTACTGTTTCGTACAAATTGTTCACCAAAGTGAATTTGTCTTTGTCTAATGTGGAATATCCAAAAGGAACCGGATTTTGGGTTGAAGATCTTCGAAAGCCGGCATCGCCGAGGCATCGAGACACTCAGGTGAATGGTGTTCGATACCGTTCTTATACTTTGTACGAAGCTGCCTTTTTTCCGACGAAAACAGGCGATCTTTTTGTGGATCCAATGAAAGTGAACTGTGCAGTTTCTGTCAACCAAAAACGGAAAAAAGACCCATTTTTTGATTCACCATTTTTTGATTCATTTTTCACCCAAACGGTGCAAAAAGTAATTCAATCAAAGAAGGTAAAATTGAATGTTATACCATACCCAAGCGGTAAACCTTCAGATTTTACTGGAGCGGTTGGCACATTTACATTGGATTCAAAATTGGATGCCCAAAAATTGAAAGTTAATGAGGCAGTAACTTTTAAAATTAACCTAAGAGGCACAGGAAATTTTAATCTGTTTAGTCTTCCTGAAATTACTTTTCAAAGCGATATTCAAGTCCATTCGCCAACATCTGTTTTTCAAAAAGAAACGCTTAGAGATCAACTTACCGGCGAGCTAACCATTGAGTATATTTTGATTCCGAGAGAAGCAGGCCGAGTGTACATCCCAAAAGTTGAGCTTGTATATTTTAATCCTGAAACAAAATCATGGGATCGTGCCAAAACGCCCGGACATAGTTTGATTGTAGAGGAAGGGGATCAAACTGCTGTTGCGCCCGGTCTTTCAAGAAGCGAAGTGGAATTACTAAAAGAGGACATTCATTATATCAAAACAGACGTGCCTTCGTGGCATAAAAAGGGGGCGAGCCCTATTTCAATTGTTGCATGGCTGATGTATGGATTTTCTGCGTTATTATTTCTGTCGCCGTATCCATTGGAAACTGCACGCAAGAAAGCCATCGCATCTGCTCCGGAACGACGTTCGAAAGCTGCTTTAAGAAAGGCGTTGAAAACGCTATCTAAAGTATCAGAAAATCCGGATTCTGAAATTCCCGGAACGATTTATCATTATTTATCTGAAAAATGCGGACTAGATGTCCGAGCAATGGATCCCATGGGCGCTCAAGACATTTTACAAAACAAAATATCGGAAGCATTACAATTTGAAATTATCAGGATTCTATCCGCCTGCGATGCAATTCGATATGCTCCCGGCCAAGAACTTGAAGCAGCAGAATTAATTGAAGAAGCACAATCTGTTCTTACGAAAATTGATGAACAATTATCATGA
- a CDS encoding tetratricopeptide repeat protein, with product MIKINFIFIIIALSFANAEDDKGLSHFKKGEFDKAIQYYESTLGQGGSEDKAHFGIGTSALSQGNVEMAMDAFERALNTEDDALKAKAYYNMGNALFNAKRNEESLAFFRKALELNPDDTDAKYNYEMIRYQAQENQEQQQNQDSNSEQSEDQDKQDQQKQESENKEEGDQKENQQKSEDDQKQDEGEQKESESQNGQNDQDENSEEQSPAKQDETSAEEMEDLRNAERILDALKEDEKILQKRQMARVKSRKLEKDW from the coding sequence ATGATCAAGATTAATTTCATTTTCATCATTATAGCATTGTCTTTCGCAAATGCGGAGGACGATAAAGGGCTTTCTCATTTCAAAAAGGGTGAATTTGACAAAGCCATTCAATATTACGAATCCACCTTGGGCCAAGGCGGTTCGGAGGATAAAGCGCATTTTGGCATCGGAACTTCTGCTTTAAGTCAAGGCAATGTAGAAATGGCGATGGATGCCTTTGAACGAGCGTTGAATACGGAAGACGATGCGTTGAAAGCAAAAGCGTATTACAATATGGGAAACGCGCTATTCAATGCCAAGCGGAATGAAGAAAGTCTAGCATTTTTTAGAAAAGCGCTTGAGTTGAACCCTGACGATACAGATGCCAAATATAATTATGAAATGATTCGATATCAGGCACAAGAAAATCAGGAACAACAGCAAAACCAAGATTCTAATTCAGAACAAAGCGAAGATCAGGATAAACAAGATCAGCAGAAACAGGAATCCGAAAATAAGGAAGAGGGTGATCAGAAAGAAAATCAGCAAAAGAGTGAAGATGATCAAAAGCAAGACGAAGGAGAACAGAAAGAATCAGAATCACAAAATGGCCAAAATGATCAAGATGAAAATTCCGAAGAACAGTCTCCTGCAAAACAGGACGAAACTTCTGCCGAAGAAATGGAAGATTTACGGAATGCTGAGCGTATTTTAGATGCATTAAAAGAAGATGAAAAAATACTTCAGAAACGACAGATGGCACGTGTAAAATCCCGCAAACTTGAGAAGGACTGGTGA
- a CDS encoding VWA domain-containing protein has protein sequence MIAFRHPIFLLILIPIAGLMLVWLAQNRKRTPWLKGSSASVQKALLSGLDENRKKRKGWFFAFSLMLLIFAVSGPQIGIRLSPVERKGIDLVFAIDVSNSMNAEDVKPSRLEKAKYEISQVIRRLKGDRVAMIVYAGVSHFYLPLTTDYEAAQLFLENIDTGMIPTQGTSLSSALNTAISGFQEESQKHKVVILVSDGEDHEGEAVAIAEKATKNGMTIHTVGVGTLKGSLIPVPHQRENNMQYKRDRSGKLVTTMLNEGILKDLAEAGNGIYTRFDNRQGGFNALLNAVDDMEKKTFKTFVYSEFEDRYQIFTALSMLFWIAGFVYPTSRKRNHDQD, from the coding sequence ATGATAGCTTTTCGCCATCCCATATTTTTACTAATACTGATTCCAATTGCAGGCTTGATGCTTGTGTGGCTGGCTCAAAATAGGAAGCGTACGCCGTGGCTGAAGGGAAGTTCAGCCTCAGTGCAAAAAGCACTGCTTTCCGGTTTGGATGAAAACCGAAAGAAACGAAAAGGATGGTTTTTTGCGTTTAGCTTAATGCTTCTCATTTTCGCAGTATCCGGTCCGCAAATCGGAATTCGGCTTAGTCCTGTGGAACGCAAAGGTATAGACCTCGTTTTTGCCATTGATGTATCCAACAGCATGAATGCGGAAGATGTAAAACCCAGCCGTCTTGAAAAAGCAAAATATGAAATTTCTCAAGTCATTCGAAGATTGAAAGGTGACAGAGTTGCTATGATTGTATATGCTGGCGTCAGCCATTTCTATCTTCCGCTGACAACGGATTACGAAGCGGCGCAGCTCTTTTTGGAAAATATCGATACGGGAATGATTCCAACGCAAGGCACTTCACTGAGTTCTGCTCTCAATACGGCAATTTCAGGATTTCAAGAAGAGAGCCAAAAACATAAAGTGGTCATTCTTGTATCTGATGGTGAAGATCATGAAGGCGAAGCGGTTGCTATTGCTGAAAAGGCGACAAAAAATGGAATGACCATTCATACGGTAGGTGTAGGTACCCTTAAAGGATCGCTGATTCCTGTCCCTCACCAAAGGGAAAACAATATGCAATATAAACGAGACCGAAGCGGGAAATTGGTTACAACCATGTTAAATGAGGGAATCCTGAAAGATCTTGCGGAGGCGGGAAATGGTATTTATACTCGGTTTGATAATCGGCAAGGTGGATTTAACGCGTTGCTAAATGCCGTCGATGATATGGAAAAGAAAACATTTAAAACATTTGTATATTCGGAATTCGAAGATCGATACCAAATATTTACGGCCTTATCCATGCTGTTTTGGATTGCAGGATTTGTCTATCCAACTTCAAGAAAACGAAACCATGATCAAGATTAA